A DNA window from Naumovozyma dairenensis CBS 421 chromosome 8, complete genome contains the following coding sequences:
- the LDO16 gene encoding Ldo16p (similar to Saccharomyces cerevisiae YMR148W; ancestral locus Anc_2.376): MVSLASVYFFIYLVIFLIIATASSIFIIPLLGTSFIFAVGVVTFGFISNVTFKLAQNLYFSADERLKSTLKKMSKHTSSHNSKTKDKDKYGPKTPSQGINHCEHNIFNKNLDSSTAGCNLTFVRRDRNWLNNHSDRNDNDETIEEQEQEDLYDTHRDEGPTTSLIARYLEPEPTSTRNKKQQRVTPNRRDFEF, encoded by the coding sequence aTGGTTTCATTAGCCTCAGTTTACTTCTTCATTTATCTCGTCATATTCCTAATCATCGCAACGGCATCCTCCATATTCATTATTCCGTTACTAGGAAcatctttcatttttgCTGTGGGAGTGGTAACATTTGGATTCATAAGTAATGTTACCTTCAAATTAGCGCAAAATCTGTATTTTAGTGCAGATGAAAGATTGAAATCgacattaaagaaaatgtcAAAGCATACATCATCTCATAATAGTAAGACGAAAGATAAGGATAAGTACGGACCAAAAACGCCCTCGCAAGGAATTAATCATTGTGAACATAACATATTCAATAAGAATTTAGACAGCTCAACTGCTGGATGTAACCTCACATTCGTTAGAAGAGATAGAAATTGGTTAAATAATCATTCTGACCGGaacgataatgatgaaacaattgaagaacaagaacaagaagatcTATATGATACTCATCGAGATGAAGGTCCAACAACTTCTCTCATTGCAAGATATTTAGAACCGGAGCCAACTTCTACCAGAAACAAGAAGCAACAACGGGTAACCCCCAATCGCCGcgattttgaattttga
- the SWP1 gene encoding dolichyl-diphosphooligosaccharide-protein glycotransferase (similar to Saccharomyces cerevisiae SWP1 (YMR149W); ancestral locus Anc_2.375), protein MQLFGKVSSFISLLLVQCIFLSQYVKGQAFQIDKASIEFPNSEEIDTIALGSIDSQFNKFDQPIEIHKSDEIIEFKFSLNNLEEQPAQVTLLFGLPQENLETTLYPTIQKNDSISEEEKPVFDYTFEIKIQDLDPILLTHSVHELKPLVSTLIVADESFESQDNLFVPIFDLFIVNNVIQDDNNKILNDPERLGAKEEIRYTFAESPKTVSPFLSYIFMGLITFATLVLLISWSSSGAIKFDNLPSGLDFIYFLVFLGAIVGFEYIFSKYYLGSTIFDTLHAAFYLGVLGLIVGTKFLRSVGKTI, encoded by the coding sequence ATGCAATTGTTCGGTAAAGTGTCGAGTTTCATTTCCTTATTGTTAGTTCAATGCATATTCCTTTCTCAGTACGTTAAAGGGCAAGCTTTTCAAATTGACAAGGCAAGCATAGAATTCCCAAAttctgaagaaattgatacCATTGCCTTGGGCTCCATCGATTCtcaatttaataaatttgatcaaCCAATTGAAATCCATAAATCTGatgaaatcattgaatttaagTTCAGTCTTAATAACTTAGAAGAACAACCAGCTCAAGTcactttattatttggattaCCTCAAGAAAATTTAGAAACCACATTATATCCAactattcaaaaaaatgatagTATTAGTGAGGAGGAGAAACCAGTATTTGACTACACATTCGAAAtcaaaattcaagattTGGACCCTATCTTATTAACTCATTCCGTTCATGAATTGAAACCATTAGTGTCCACTTTAATCGTCGCTGatgaatcatttgaatCTCAAGATAACTTATTCGTCCCAATATTTGATCTCTTCATTGTCAACAATGTCATTcaagatgataataataagattcTGAATGATCCTGAAAGATTAGGAGCTAAAGAGGAAATCCGTTACACATTTGCTGAATCACCAAAGACTGTATCTCCATTCTTATCCTACATTTTCATGGGATTGATCACCTTTGCCACTTTGgttttattaatttcttggAGTTCATCTGGAGCTATTAAGTTTGATAATTTACCAAGTGGGTTGgatttcatttatttccTCGTATTTTTGGGAGCTATTGTTGGATTCgaatatatcttttcaaagtattACCTTGGTTCAACTATTTTTGATACTTTGC